DNA sequence from the Synergistaceae bacterium genome:
GCACGAACAAGAACGTCAAAGCCTTCGAGTCTCTTCACGTATTGCGGATAAGCTGCTGTCATTCCGTCAAGCATTTCATTGACAATATTGTCGACCTGATTAATTAATTTTTTCATGATTGTTGATTCCTCCTTACTTAAGAATACGAAAAATTTTATAACTTTGAGGCGTTACGTGATTCTTCTGCTGCTGTCAACACAGAATCAAGAGTCGCGCCTCCTGCTGCCTCAACTGCCGCACACACTGCACCTTCTATTAATGGAGCGTCGGCAATTTCTGCGTGTATATTTTCGCCCTCGTCCTCTAATAATTCTATAGCTGTCTCTGCACTCATTATCGCGCTGCCGATATCGGCCAAGATTGCAACCCCGTCGCCCTGATCAGCGTCTTTTATTGCGTCTGCTATTAATTGAGCGTCCGTCCCGATTGAGCCGTCTTCGAGTCCTCCCGCTGCTATAATTCCGGGATTCCCTCCGGCCATTTCGTTAGCAAGATCGCATACACCTTCGGCAATTTTCCAGCTGTGAGAGACAATTACAATTCCTACCATGATAAATTATTCTCCTTGTTTTGAGCGAGTCTCTAATTGCTTCAAGAGTAATTGCGGCACTAGTTGCGCCCGGGTCTTGATGGCCTATACTTCTTTCACCGAGATAACTTGCGCGCCCCTTTGTAGCAATAATAGTTTTCGTGAATTCTACTCCGTCATTAGCAGATTTGCAGGCTGAGTCAAGAGCTGTGATAAAATTTTCGCCCGAGTCTATTTTTTCGCAGTAAGTCTCATAAGCAGGTATTAAAGCGTCTAACATAGTTTTTTCGCCCCTGACAGCCTTCCCCCGTTTTTGAATTCCCGCGATTGCTGCCGAGAATGCTAATTTGAAATCTTCAGGCGTGAGTTCGTGTTTACCCGCTAAAATTTTGCCCGCTTCCATGTAAGCAGTCCCGTATAAAGGCCCTGACGCTCCGCCTACTTTGGATAAAAGAGTCATTCCTGTTGTCTTGAGTGCTGCTCCTATGTCGTTATTTTCAGGAGTGGGAGAAAATTTTCCTTTGACGGCCTCAAACCCGCGAGCCATGTTTATGCCGTGATCTGAGTCTCCTATTTCGCGGTCTAGTTCAGTGAGA
Encoded proteins:
- a CDS encoding PTS-dependent dihydroxyacetone kinase phosphotransferase subunit DhaM is translated as MVGIVIVSHSWKIAEGVCDLANEMAGGNPGIIAAGGLEDGSIGTDAQLIADAIKDADQGDGVAILADIGSAIMSAETAIELLEDEGENIHAEIADAPLIEGAVCAAVEAAGGATLDSVLTAAEESRNASKL
- the dhaL gene encoding dihydroxyacetone kinase subunit L → MNINIYDCLAEIGNRIIANKDFLTELDREIGDSDHGINMARGFEAVKGKFSPTPENNDIGAALKTTGMTLLSKVGGASGPLYGTAYMEAGKILAGKHELTPEDFKLAFSAAIAGIQKRGKAVRGEKTMLDALIPAYETYCEKIDSGENFITALDSACKSANDGVEFTKTIIATKGRASYLGERSIGHQDPGATSAAITLEAIRDSLKTRRIIYHGRNCNCLSQLENCRRCMRSC